In a single window of the Leptospira sanjuanensis genome:
- a CDS encoding tetratricopeptide repeat protein, with product MNQANNTIASRLPGFRFLSFCALLLLFTTVLHAQEECEYSGSTVAPEFFLSLAFEKQTDAAKIPSQEKSRKSYEESVEHYEKYIRCSDVLQRKVSPVSRVAKANVHFYLGQFDNAEKEADAAILTDANFRDAYLLKARILIRVGEFQKSSDYLEANLSRFPDDSDFLYLLGSLNQELKNYPRAILYLTSLSDSIRNREGNPKYRSFVDKSLGEMYFANGQNKKALYFLTSYVQQNPSDITARLTLAKIYNQLGKFSSARKELNKILKSKKNLSSVEHLLAEMYFIESKATAFEYFNILNQQSKIPKGSVLEGLYLVLLGKYSEAKNILQPVKEKLPGRLAVRLAMLDIYEKEKNSSLYRKELREVAELVFNMQQFELAERTANRALLASDSALEWGEAEIYDFLASCHEQSGSIYRAILMSRKAAEKAQKEEDKLKFQLHLAYLLRAEPPGKKEEAEAIIRNVLKTQPGMSYARYLLGIVLASREKYKEALEEFNAAIETDPQNGVYYFYRASVHEKLEQQESMEKDLKKSIEIDPGNPMAYNYLGYYLSEKGIRLEESLALVQKAVELAPDNEAYQDSLGWIFFRLGNLDEALLHLQLAYQILKDKGEEDPVILEHIGDVYKEKNQGRNATAYWEKSLKLFKKKEDISRIQKKLQNGSSEHSGLKPGK from the coding sequence ATGAATCAAGCAAATAATACAATCGCTTCCCGACTTCCCGGTTTCCGTTTTCTTTCGTTTTGCGCGCTGCTTCTTCTCTTTACGACTGTCTTGCATGCTCAGGAAGAATGCGAGTATTCCGGGTCGACGGTTGCGCCGGAATTCTTTCTTTCGCTCGCGTTTGAAAAACAAACCGACGCCGCAAAGATTCCTTCTCAGGAAAAATCCCGAAAGAGCTACGAAGAATCCGTCGAGCATTATGAAAAATACATTCGATGTTCGGACGTTCTGCAAAGAAAGGTTTCTCCGGTTTCGAGAGTAGCCAAGGCCAACGTGCATTTTTATCTCGGTCAGTTTGATAACGCGGAAAAGGAAGCGGACGCGGCGATTCTCACGGATGCAAACTTCAGGGACGCGTATCTTTTAAAAGCGAGAATTCTGATTCGGGTCGGTGAATTCCAGAAATCCAGCGATTATCTCGAAGCGAATCTGAGTCGATTTCCGGACGACTCCGATTTCTTATATCTTTTGGGTTCCCTCAATCAGGAACTCAAAAACTATCCGAGAGCGATTCTGTATTTAACGTCTCTCAGCGATTCGATTCGCAACCGGGAAGGAAATCCGAAATACAGATCCTTCGTCGACAAATCACTCGGAGAAATGTATTTCGCGAACGGTCAAAACAAAAAGGCCTTGTATTTTCTGACTTCGTACGTCCAGCAGAATCCGAGCGATATTACGGCGCGATTGACACTTGCCAAGATCTACAATCAGCTCGGTAAATTCTCTTCCGCGAGAAAGGAACTGAATAAGATCCTCAAATCCAAAAAAAATCTTTCCTCGGTGGAACACCTTTTGGCGGAGATGTATTTCATCGAAAGTAAGGCTACCGCATTCGAATATTTTAATATTCTGAATCAGCAGTCCAAAATCCCGAAAGGAAGCGTTTTGGAAGGGTTGTATCTCGTTCTTTTGGGGAAATATTCGGAAGCGAAGAATATTCTTCAACCCGTAAAGGAAAAACTTCCGGGCAGACTCGCGGTTCGTCTCGCAATGTTGGATATCTACGAAAAGGAGAAGAATTCTTCCTTGTATCGGAAGGAACTTCGAGAAGTCGCTGAACTCGTATTCAATATGCAGCAGTTCGAACTCGCGGAACGAACGGCCAATCGTGCGTTGCTCGCGTCTGATTCCGCTTTGGAATGGGGAGAAGCGGAAATCTATGATTTTCTCGCATCCTGTCACGAACAATCCGGTTCCATCTACCGGGCGATTTTGATGTCGCGCAAAGCCGCCGAAAAAGCGCAAAAGGAAGAGGACAAGCTCAAGTTTCAATTGCATCTCGCGTATTTGCTCCGCGCCGAACCTCCCGGAAAAAAAGAGGAAGCCGAAGCGATCATTCGAAACGTATTGAAAACTCAACCCGGAATGTCTTATGCGCGTTATCTGCTCGGGATCGTTTTGGCTTCGAGGGAAAAATACAAAGAAGCATTAGAAGAATTTAATGCTGCGATCGAAACCGATCCGCAAAACGGAGTCTATTATTTTTACAGAGCTTCGGTCCATGAGAAGTTGGAACAACAGGAATCCATGGAAAAGGATCTGAAAAAGTCCATCGAAATCGATCCCGGAAATCCGATGGCTTACAACTATCTCGGATATTATCTTTCGGAAAAGGGGATTCGTCTGGAAGAAAGCCTCGCGCTGGTTCAAAAAGCGGTCGAACTCGCTCCGGACAACGAAGCGTATCAGGACAGCCTCGGTTGGATATTTTTCAGATTAGGAAATCTCGACGAGGCGCTTTTGCATCTGCAGCTTGCCTATCAGATTCTCAAGGACAAAGGGGAAGAAGACCCCGTGATTCTGGAACATATCGGCGACGTTTATAAGGAAAAAAACCAAGGACGAAACGCGACCGCCTATTGGGAAAAAAGCCTCAAACTATTTAAGAAGAAGGAAGACATTTCCAGGATTCAAAAAAAACTGCAAAACGGATCTTCGGAACACTCCGGTCTTAAACCCGGAAAATAA
- a CDS encoding LolA family protein, with amino-acid sequence MKQTLYATILMVSLFAIGCTSQQIEEISFPDKGNLKFLSSKNPDAARVLKSVRDLETKNSSYSGEFSMRVENFVPKKESFSADGKIYYDKPSGKMYIELSDPFFGMIVSRVYTDGNSIHIKTANGGPQVLPMGDILFKDPSGKKQSTIPFPVLYSLLSNNSSGLAGNDPIFVNLSEKAILVKKPGEDITFWMTDFGISSVELLSKKSNLKAITKVQGTISFPPKTTITRIVEPNTNSDQNKIEIKMKKIALSETIPASKFQF; translated from the coding sequence ATGAAACAGACTCTTTATGCAACAATTCTAATGGTTTCTCTTTTCGCGATCGGATGTACAAGTCAACAGATCGAGGAGATTTCCTTTCCCGATAAGGGAAATCTGAAATTCCTTTCTTCCAAAAATCCGGATGCGGCGCGTGTTTTAAAATCGGTCCGCGATTTGGAAACGAAGAATTCATCTTATTCGGGGGAATTCTCCATGCGTGTGGAAAATTTCGTTCCGAAAAAGGAAAGTTTTTCCGCGGACGGAAAAATCTATTACGACAAACCTTCGGGAAAGATGTACATCGAACTTTCCGATCCTTTTTTCGGAATGATCGTTTCCCGGGTTTATACGGACGGGAATTCGATTCATATCAAGACCGCAAACGGAGGGCCGCAGGTTCTTCCGATGGGCGATATTCTTTTTAAAGATCCGAGCGGCAAAAAACAATCCACGATTCCGTTTCCGGTTTTGTATTCTTTGCTTTCCAACAACAGTTCCGGACTTGCGGGGAACGATCCCATCTTCGTAAATCTTTCGGAAAAGGCCATTCTCGTCAAAAAACCGGGAGAGGACATTACGTTTTGGATGACGGATTTTGGAATCAGTTCCGTGGAACTTCTTTCCAAAAAAAGCAATCTCAAGGCGATTACGAAAGTGCAGGGAACGATTTCTTTTCCTCCGAAAACTACGATCACAAGAATCGTGGAACCGAACACGAATTCGGATCAGAACAAGATCGAGATCAAAATGAAAAAGATCGCTTTGTCGGAAACGATTCCGGCGTCCAAATTTCAGTTTTAA
- a CDS encoding LA_2272/LA_2273 family lipoprotein, with the protein MKYKIKPTVYLFSLLAWIATTNCGFALTPRITTRIPPKTETEVFRLNLLYGELKNLAGVNVGVVNIVEDRMIGGQLGIVNFSEKKTYGAQIAVVNLSENKGAGIQAGIVNYSKGESSGIQAGIVNIGSQRSGFDITIGAGNFDTKGLMIGGVNLYSNGVNIGILNEKAGGFNLGALNIKSGGVNVGILNGGSGIHIGLINSGGEEETDGPTMQFGLLNFCGKGTFPIMIGFNYCK; encoded by the coding sequence ATGAAATACAAAATCAAACCTACCGTTTATCTCTTTTCCCTTTTAGCCTGGATCGCGACAACTAACTGCGGTTTTGCGCTGACTCCCCGGATCACGACTCGGATTCCACCCAAAACGGAAACGGAAGTATTCCGCTTAAACCTTCTCTATGGAGAACTCAAAAATCTCGCAGGGGTGAACGTAGGCGTCGTCAATATCGTGGAAGACCGGATGATCGGCGGCCAACTCGGGATCGTAAACTTCTCCGAAAAAAAAACATACGGAGCCCAAATCGCTGTCGTTAATTTATCCGAGAACAAAGGGGCCGGGATTCAGGCGGGGATCGTCAATTATTCCAAGGGAGAATCCAGCGGAATTCAAGCCGGAATCGTCAATATTGGAAGTCAACGATCCGGATTCGATATTACCATCGGTGCCGGAAACTTTGACACGAAAGGACTGATGATCGGAGGCGTGAATCTATATTCGAACGGTGTCAACATCGGAATTCTCAATGAAAAAGCGGGAGGCTTTAATCTGGGGGCTTTGAACATCAAAAGCGGCGGCGTCAACGTAGGAATTCTCAACGGAGGGAGCGGTATCCATATCGGTTTGATCAACTCCGGCGGCGAAGAGGAAACGGACGGACCCACGATGCAGTTCGGACTTTTAAACTTCTGCGGAAAAGGAACCTTTCCCATTATGATCGGATTCAACTACTGTAAATAA
- a CDS encoding HNH endonuclease, which produces MDILAQPVLVLNAGYVPIGIRSVKDALILIILEKAQLIKDDKNFLIRSEKLKFTAPRIILLRDYYRVPPRRDRVSRENIFQRDNYHCVYCGKKFPGSKLTLDHVIPRSRWDHVPKKERPKEFNSWENLVAACKHCNTRKGNKLLAELKWDLPKENRVTPKLRFPLFSISDQQAEKFGWREYISF; this is translated from the coding sequence ATGGACATTCTTGCGCAGCCGGTGCTTGTGCTGAATGCCGGTTACGTCCCCATCGGGATCCGGTCGGTCAAAGACGCCCTTATCCTGATCATTCTTGAAAAAGCCCAACTCATCAAGGATGATAAAAATTTTTTAATCCGCTCTGAAAAACTCAAATTCACCGCGCCCCGAATCATTCTTCTTCGAGACTACTACCGAGTTCCTCCGAGAAGGGATCGAGTCTCCCGCGAAAATATCTTTCAACGGGACAACTATCACTGCGTTTATTGCGGAAAGAAATTTCCGGGTTCAAAACTCACTCTCGATCATGTGATTCCGCGTAGCCGATGGGATCATGTTCCGAAAAAGGAAAGGCCGAAGGAATTCAATTCCTGGGAAAATCTTGTAGCGGCCTGCAAACACTGCAATACTCGAAAAGGAAACAAGCTTCTCGCCGAATTGAAGTGGGATTTACCGAAAGAAAATCGGGTGACACCGAAGCTACGCTTTCCACTCTTCTCAATATCGGATCAGCAGGCGGAGAAGTTCGGCTGGCGGGAGTATATTTCTTTTTGA
- a CDS encoding LIC11661 family lipoprotein yields MKRLYPFFLIAFCFFFWGCPHYSTTRLISTPPTLISIVPIATGYELRLRAGNPELFFSGYRLFVANTENDSRFPADMNTGIDCVNGLLNLIPNQPLEYSIELSPNSGPLAAVGTGENANRICKMNVTLTSGQYITLRSEVLVISIRNGAASGFVFSMPSNSLRVP; encoded by the coding sequence TTGAAACGTCTTTATCCATTCTTTCTAATTGCGTTTTGTTTTTTTTTCTGGGGCTGCCCTCACTATTCCACCACGCGCTTGATCTCCACGCCTCCGACCCTGATCAGCATCGTGCCGATCGCGACGGGATACGAACTGCGCTTGAGAGCGGGAAACCCCGAACTTTTTTTTAGCGGATATAGATTGTTTGTCGCGAATACGGAAAACGATTCGAGATTTCCCGCGGATATGAACACAGGAATCGATTGTGTGAACGGACTTTTAAACCTAATCCCAAACCAGCCTTTGGAATATTCGATCGAACTCAGTCCGAATAGCGGTCCGCTGGCAGCGGTCGGAACGGGAGAAAACGCGAATCGGATCTGCAAGATGAACGTGACCTTAACGAGCGGTCAGTACATCACTCTTCGATCCGAGGTACTGGTGATCAGCATTCGAAACGGAGCGGCGTCCGGTTTCGTATTTTCCATGCCTTCCAATTCTCTTAGGGTGCCTTAA
- a CDS encoding cysteine desulfurase family protein produces MSKKIRYFDYNATHPPFAEVILEVQKDYLDDFYNPSGATRFSLARQGKIESARKTLEDYTGKPAKEFVFSSTGTEANHLMTQAIRGKFSGSAIVSSLEHSSMYSALEFAGFTFRKIRSNPNGTVDLTHLETLLNEEAAPIFVLHVANESGVVQPIEAISSLAKRFSVPLFSDLMQSFGKLEIPFELLDGFTFSGHKIGAGMGASGTWVQSDLVSEKEFAIFHGGNQENNHRAGTENSPAILAFSEVLKRRIPEQKEKLDRAERFRTKIESVLEECGCILIGKESARISTTSFCLLPTDDVDFFMMGMEESGFVVSTGSSCKSRSREPAPSLLSMGYSEEEALRAIRISTGWFTTEEEVDELCLHIRKVLRALTDDL; encoded by the coding sequence ATGTCGAAGAAGATTCGTTATTTTGATTACAACGCGACGCATCCTCCGTTCGCGGAAGTGATTTTAGAAGTTCAAAAGGATTATCTCGATGACTTCTATAACCCTTCGGGCGCGACCCGATTCTCCTTAGCCAGACAAGGAAAGATAGAATCCGCTCGAAAGACCCTGGAGGATTACACCGGAAAACCCGCGAAAGAATTCGTCTTTTCCTCCACGGGAACGGAGGCGAATCATTTGATGACGCAGGCGATCCGCGGTAAGTTTTCCGGTTCCGCGATCGTATCTTCTTTGGAACATTCCTCGATGTATTCCGCGTTGGAATTTGCCGGATTTACGTTTCGAAAAATACGTTCGAATCCGAACGGAACCGTCGACCTGACCCATCTCGAAACATTGTTAAACGAAGAAGCCGCTCCGATTTTCGTTCTTCACGTAGCCAACGAATCCGGAGTCGTTCAACCGATCGAAGCGATTTCCTCTCTTGCAAAACGATTTTCCGTTCCTTTGTTTTCCGATCTGATGCAATCCTTCGGGAAACTGGAGATTCCATTCGAACTTCTCGACGGGTTTACGTTTTCCGGTCATAAGATCGGAGCCGGAATGGGCGCCTCGGGAACTTGGGTGCAAAGCGACCTCGTTTCCGAAAAGGAATTCGCGATCTTTCACGGCGGCAATCAGGAGAACAATCACAGAGCCGGAACGGAAAATTCTCCCGCCATACTCGCTTTTTCCGAAGTTTTAAAGAGAAGAATTCCCGAACAAAAAGAAAAGCTGGATCGAGCTGAACGGTTTCGGACAAAGATTGAATCCGTTCTGGAAGAATGCGGATGTATTTTAATCGGAAAGGAATCGGCTCGGATTTCCACGACTTCCTTCTGTCTATTGCCAACGGACGACGTGGATTTTTTTATGATGGGAATGGAAGAATCGGGCTTTGTCGTTTCCACAGGCTCTTCCTGTAAATCCAGATCTAGAGAACCGGCTCCTTCCCTTCTTTCCATGGGCTATTCGGAAGAAGAAGCTCTTCGAGCGATCCGCATTTCGACAGGCTGGTTTACGACCGAGGAAGAAGTGGACGAACTTTGCCTGCATATCCGCAAAGTCCTGCGAGCCTTGACGGACGATTTATAA
- a CDS encoding LA_2272/LA_2273 family lipoprotein, which translates to MKHTNSRIFKIHFLSPAKFSIFLFLLSCGVTGFTNEHSVVRVPVKTETEVFHANFLHGEVKNLYGLNLGVVNIIKERLIGFQVGGANVSEGKTYGAQVGVIYNSAKKGGFTVQAGVANNVEDGGAGVQVGIYNKGENKGLFITAGAYNRGGSGANVGLINNEGFGLNVGGFNYGYGVNVGVINSGKGLSIGALNLGEDGNLQIGILNFCTEGPFPIMIIVNYCSKPAETIEPKPAATKVDTKIAPADK; encoded by the coding sequence ATGAAACATACAAATTCTAGAATATTCAAAATTCATTTTTTATCTCCAGCTAAATTTTCGATTTTTCTTTTTTTGCTGAGCTGCGGAGTCACGGGATTCACGAACGAACATTCCGTCGTCCGCGTTCCCGTAAAAACCGAAACCGAAGTCTTTCACGCCAACTTTCTCCATGGAGAAGTGAAAAACTTATACGGACTGAACTTAGGAGTCGTCAACATCATCAAAGAACGATTGATCGGCTTTCAAGTGGGAGGCGCGAACGTCTCTGAAGGAAAAACCTATGGGGCGCAGGTCGGAGTGATCTATAACTCCGCAAAAAAAGGCGGTTTTACCGTTCAAGCCGGAGTCGCGAACAATGTGGAAGACGGCGGAGCCGGAGTTCAGGTCGGCATCTATAACAAAGGCGAAAACAAAGGCCTCTTTATTACGGCTGGCGCCTACAATAGAGGCGGAAGCGGAGCCAACGTAGGATTGATCAACAACGAGGGATTCGGCTTGAATGTCGGCGGATTCAACTACGGCTACGGAGTCAACGTCGGCGTAATCAATTCCGGAAAAGGACTCAGCATCGGGGCTTTGAACCTCGGAGAAGACGGAAATCTTCAGATCGGGATTTTGAACTTTTGCACGGAAGGTCCGTTCCCGATCATGATCATTGTGAATTATTGTTCTAAACCGGCGGAAACGATCGAGCCCAAACCGGCGGCGACAAAGGTCGACACGAAGATCGCCCCGGCCGACAAGTAA
- a CDS encoding DedA family protein, with protein MEFLNILVNLFSEYGYIAVFLVLILCGFGLPVPEDISLVSGGVIAGFGKADPHSMFLVGMAGVLIGDSAVFLIGRVYGVRVLQIPMISRIVTPERFAKVQDKIARYGNWVTFMARFMPGLRMPIYLTAGTSDRISFYRFVALDFMAAVISVPVWVYLGYFGAYNFDTLIAWVHQGQLTVLGLLGTFALLFGVVYWIRKKRSVDP; from the coding sequence ATGGAATTCTTAAATATTCTCGTGAATCTCTTTTCGGAATACGGATATATCGCCGTCTTTTTAGTTCTCATTCTCTGCGGATTCGGACTCCCCGTTCCCGAAGATATTTCCTTGGTTTCCGGCGGAGTGATCGCCGGTTTCGGAAAAGCCGATCCTCATTCTATGTTTCTCGTCGGTATGGCGGGAGTTTTGATCGGCGACAGCGCGGTTTTTTTAATCGGAAGAGTTTACGGAGTCCGCGTTCTTCAAATTCCGATGATCTCCAGAATCGTTACACCCGAACGATTCGCAAAGGTTCAAGACAAGATCGCCCGTTACGGAAACTGGGTTACTTTTATGGCTCGCTTTATGCCGGGTCTTCGTATGCCGATTTATCTCACGGCGGGGACTTCCGATCGAATTTCCTTTTATCGTTTTGTCGCGCTCGACTTTATGGCCGCCGTAATTTCCGTTCCCGTTTGGGTTTATTTGGGATATTTCGGCGCTTACAACTTCGATACGTTGATCGCCTGGGTTCACCAAGGTCAACTAACGGTTCTCGGACTTTTAGGAACGTTCGCTTTGTTGTTCGGAGTCGTGTATTGGATTCGCAAGAAACGATCCGTCGACCCTTGA
- a CDS encoding LA_2272/LA_2273 family lipoprotein has product MIRIFIHSVFLIFFSLISLDCGIALTTRATLKLPPQTKTEILRVNVIYGETYRMHGLNLGFANFVQKDLIGIQLGIVNGAEEGTGIQIGAINNSKPSFALLKIGILNLNFFLDSGRPQPGDTPENRERRVKGDLAFSVGVANLASGKVNFGLFNYGYGFNAGLINWNGEGSAVSIGAVNIGETENFQIGILNFCKEGPISFMIVANYCRPGWTENSSANENTFAPETK; this is encoded by the coding sequence ATGATACGAATCTTCATCCATTCCGTTTTTCTAATATTCTTCTCTTTGATCAGTCTCGATTGCGGAATTGCCCTTACCACTCGGGCGACCCTAAAACTTCCTCCGCAAACGAAAACGGAAATTCTTCGAGTCAATGTGATCTACGGCGAAACGTACCGTATGCACGGATTGAATCTCGGATTCGCGAATTTCGTTCAAAAGGATTTGATTGGAATACAACTCGGAATCGTAAACGGGGCTGAAGAAGGTACGGGAATTCAAATCGGCGCGATCAATAATTCGAAGCCTTCCTTCGCTCTTTTGAAGATCGGAATTCTTAATTTGAACTTCTTTTTGGATTCGGGGAGACCGCAACCGGGAGACACACCGGAAAACCGAGAACGCAGAGTAAAAGGAGATCTTGCTTTTTCCGTCGGCGTCGCCAATCTTGCAAGCGGCAAAGTGAATTTCGGATTATTCAACTACGGATACGGCTTCAACGCGGGGTTGATCAATTGGAACGGGGAGGGTTCCGCCGTCTCGATCGGCGCGGTCAACATCGGCGAAACGGAGAATTTTCAGATCGGAATTCTTAACTTTTGCAAAGAAGGACCGATTTCCTTCATGATCGTCGCGAACTATTGCAGACCGGGTTGGACGGAAAACTCCTCTGCAAACGAAAATACATTCGCACCGGAAACAAAATAA
- a CDS encoding deoxyguanosinetriphosphate triphosphohydrolase: MYFSRDDLIQKEKEGLAPYAISSANNGGRIYEEEEHSYRLPFQRDRDRVLHSSAFKRLQYKTQVFIFSVGENYRNRMTHTLEVAGLSRTIASALGLNSHLSETIALAHDLGHTPFGHAGQEVLSGLMKDHGGFEHNKQSLRIVTAIEKKYPNFPGLNLCRETLKGLMKHGTDYDPSMMLLERKESGPSLEGMIADLSDEIAYTSHDIEDGWEMGYLHLGDLSENRFWKEVYENCKLQYKDAGEKILVRTAIRTLTNSMVSDLIQNISQQLEKNQVRSTEDLVLLWKQNIRIASFSEEIHSYFRELKSFLFEKLYRHEDLVRMSDYGKKVIESLFDYFLKHPEKIPETYKERIEDESLHRVISDYVAGMTDRYAERIYQSLP, encoded by the coding sequence GTGTACTTTTCCAGAGACGATTTGATTCAAAAAGAAAAAGAGGGACTTGCACCCTATGCGATTTCCAGCGCGAATAACGGAGGAAGGATCTACGAAGAAGAGGAACATTCCTATCGTCTTCCGTTTCAAAGAGACCGGGATCGGGTTCTTCATTCCAGCGCGTTCAAACGGCTCCAATACAAAACCCAGGTGTTTATTTTTTCCGTCGGGGAGAATTACCGCAATCGAATGACTCACACTTTGGAGGTCGCGGGACTTTCCAGAACGATCGCGAGCGCTCTCGGACTCAATTCTCACTTATCCGAAACGATCGCTTTGGCGCACGATCTGGGTCATACTCCGTTTGGTCACGCCGGTCAGGAAGTATTATCCGGTTTGATGAAGGATCACGGAGGATTCGAACACAACAAACAATCTCTTAGAATCGTAACCGCCATCGAAAAAAAATATCCGAACTTCCCCGGTTTGAATCTTTGTAGAGAAACTCTCAAAGGTTTGATGAAACACGGAACCGATTACGATCCTTCGATGATGTTGTTGGAAAGAAAAGAAAGCGGGCCGTCGCTCGAAGGAATGATCGCCGATCTTTCGGATGAAATCGCGTATACGAGTCATGATATCGAAGACGGTTGGGAGATGGGTTATCTTCATCTCGGAGACTTATCGGAAAATCGGTTTTGGAAAGAAGTTTACGAAAATTGCAAGTTGCAATACAAGGACGCCGGCGAAAAAATTCTCGTGCGAACCGCGATTCGAACCCTTACGAATTCCATGGTTTCCGATCTGATCCAAAATATTTCTCAACAATTGGAAAAAAATCAGGTGCGGTCCACCGAGGATTTGGTGCTTCTATGGAAACAAAACATTCGCATCGCATCCTTTTCGGAAGAGATCCATTCGTATTTTCGAGAATTAAAATCATTTTTGTTCGAAAAGCTCTATCGTCACGAGGATCTCGTTCGTATGAGCGATTATGGTAAGAAGGTCATCGAATCCCTCTTTGATTACTTTTTAAAACATCCGGAAAAGATTCCGGAAACGTATAAGGAAAGAATCGAAGACGAATCCTTGCATCGGGTCATCAGCGACTATGTGGCCGGGATGACCGATCGATATGCCGAAAGAATTTATCAGTCCTTGCCTTGA
- a CDS encoding enoyl-CoA hydratase/isomerase family protein yields the protein MLSEIKNNHVLELYIETNEVNSLDGEFFKVISAKLEAAAKDPSVKAVILTSKNEKFFSNGFNPEIFVGKTLAEIQDVLRLALDTASKLLFFEKPLICAMNGHSMGLGAVYAIFCDYRIMVEKKGRLGFPESQIGINFPSVAGFMLKETVGITKARDLLYSGKGLKAEEALEIGLIDEVAASSEDLLVRARKYCDQFKDMAMGSVTGIKIALRDPVRMFAEHNAERDVKLLSEAVFSRNGQEGMKSILERRRPVFQ from the coding sequence ATGCTTTCCGAAATTAAAAACAATCACGTTCTCGAACTCTACATCGAAACCAACGAGGTCAATTCCCTCGACGGAGAATTCTTTAAAGTCATCTCCGCAAAGTTGGAAGCAGCTGCAAAAGATCCTTCCGTCAAAGCGGTGATCCTTACTTCCAAAAACGAGAAGTTTTTTTCCAACGGATTCAATCCGGAAATTTTCGTGGGAAAAACATTGGCGGAGATTCAAGACGTTCTTCGTCTTGCTCTCGACACCGCTTCCAAACTTCTCTTTTTTGAAAAACCTCTGATCTGCGCGATGAACGGACATTCCATGGGGCTCGGCGCCGTTTATGCGATCTTTTGCGATTATAGAATCATGGTTGAAAAAAAAGGAAGACTCGGTTTTCCAGAATCTCAAATCGGAATCAACTTTCCTTCGGTCGCCGGGTTTATGTTGAAAGAAACCGTGGGTATCACAAAGGCACGAGATCTTTTGTATTCGGGAAAAGGACTCAAAGCGGAAGAAGCGCTCGAGATCGGTTTGATCGACGAGGTTGCCGCATCTTCCGAGGATCTTCTCGTGCGCGCGCGTAAATACTGCGATCAATTCAAGGACATGGCTATGGGCTCGGTTACTGGAATTAAAATCGCTCTCCGCGATCCGGTTCGTATGTTTGCTGAACACAACGCGGAACGAGACGTAAAACTTCTATCCGAGGCGGTTTTTTCCCGAAACGGTCAGGAAGGAATGAAGTCCATTCTCGAAAGAAGAAGGCCCGTATTTCAGTAA